A genomic segment from Cutaneotrichosporon cavernicola HIS019 DNA, chromosome: 7b encodes:
- a CDS encoding uncharacterized protein (RNA recognition motif) codes for MADVDMGADARRDANGKSDWAARSVEGWIIIVTGLNEESTEEDLQDLFGEYGDVRNLSMALNRRTGYVMGYALIEYARKEEAEAAIKETDGTEFLEKKIHTDFAFAKAPAGARGGRGGPRRRDRSLSPGRR; via the exons ATGGCGGACGTCGACATGGGCGCAGACG cgcgGAGAGACG CCAACGGCAAGTCGGACTGGGCCGCGCGCT ccgTCGAGGGCTGGATCATCATCGTCACAGGCCTCAATGAGGAGTcgacggaggaggacctccAGGACCTGTTTGGGGAGTATGGCGACGTGCGCAACCTCTCCATGGCATTGAACCGGCGAACGGGTTACGTGATG ggcTACGCGCTCATCGAGTACgcgcgcaaggaggaggccgaggcggcgatcAAGGAGACGGATGGGACCGAGTTCCTCGAAAAGAAGATCCACAC cgacTTCGCCTTCGCCAAGGCCCCGGCCGGTGCTCGCGGAGGCCGTGGTgggccgcgccggcgcgacCGCTCGTTGAGCCCTGGGCGTCGGTAG
- the GRX3 gene encoding uncharacterized protein (Glutaredoxin): MSNLIEVTSPEHFKAELSKDLNRVSVLNFWAPWAEPCKGFNEAVAAEAARFPNVLFLNIEAESLADISESFDIEAVPSFLLLRGHSLLARHSGADPALLRSMLSQHSGQPAAANVASSAAAAASEPERPRTEEEITERCKEIMNRHKVVLFMKGNPSAPKCGFSRQTVGLLRDKGIEFAWFDILSDEDVRQGLKRVNDWPTFPQIILNGELVGGLDILKEMVESGEWDEVYADEAKE; this comes from the exons ATGTCCAACCTCATCGAGGTCACCTCCCCCGAACACttcaaggccgagctcaGCAAGGACCTGAACCGGGTCTCGGTCCTCAACTTCTGGGCGCCGTGGGCTGAGCCATGCAAGGGGTTCAACGAGGCTGTTGCCGCTGAAGCGGCGCGTTTCCCGAACGTACTGTTCCTCAAC atcGAGGCAGAGTCGCTTGCGGACATCTCGGAGAGCTTTGACATCGAGGCCGTTCCTAgcttccttcttcttcgt GGCCactccctcctcgcccgccatTCTGGCGCCGACCCGGCACTTCTCCGCTCCATGCTCTCGCAGCACTCGGGTCAGCCCGCCGCTGCCAACGTCGCGAGCTccgctgctgccgccgcgTCTGAGCCCGAGCGTCCCCGtaccgaggaggagatcaCGGAACGCTGCAAGGAGATCATGAACCGCCACAAGGTCGTGCTCTTCATGAAGGGCAACCCCAGCGCACCCAAGTGCGGGTTCAGCCGCCAAACCGTGGGGCTTCTGCGCGACAAGGGTATTGAGTTTGCCTGGTTTGATATTctgagcgacgaggacgtgcgGCAGGGGCTGAAGCGCGTCAACGACTGGCCTACGTTCCCTCAGATCATTCTCAACGGGGAGCTTGTTGGTGGGCTGGATATTCTCAAGGAGATGGTTgagagtggcgagtgggacgaggtgtatgccgacgaggccaaggagtAG
- the CDC39 gene encoding uncharacterized protein (Domain of unknown function (DUF3819)), with protein sequence MSHPPPGLGGGVARTGPPPGFGNNVQGGAGNSPGAGGGGSGANGGTAAIVRAQIVFLLSTLSEDTFDKASQELRTMASNHGPEMYHHFVRRTAVVAAPVIQTLVQHSQQYKDDPSAPPPQISTTDHAALAWRLLATEAVRAARDVSLAPHYVATMLSPSQGTPLPLPNLRLFNLSPAVLFSLSALALANPQVFPNTNPAYDAVKNDLHQTYQGAMEILGSNMPFWAGNIPGQPQDDISMQEARILILALYPCSSPSSDDKLARPASPINPTLPHHTILNSLQRGFMLQVLTHKFNGPIILHNTLPALQPGGAPRTVGAIPLEDILFELGETITQDETTVAAVIKCWWGPYILDEPVPQAVFDEVVHTLHGLCRGLHEGRTTDTLAVMKALVETTKPANIHWDDVVKSFDTPSTPLAYSAALMLAANLLLVPPQTPVPPIAALLPASTSDRTWINMSSLLYVLRNLSQLPPDSLNLYTSPTSPPPEAMARIVEPYPAETKVSKAVRQQAKDVQAAGLWNTLGLIQVLTRACTMADSEEGPEREDRIEVGRRATELLDRAASLAPELVLIGLEKLPKPLPPPIQAMHQKILEIYLVNPYADLASAPLVFQQLWDLNPSGLLKDLGEFYGEDENNLGKVVEIAWDLNIMDKLLESENVHFALDVATLAASKDYFHLGDWLADTVSVRDHDFLLAIFDFIEHKVRLEIDHQHQPESVPNLMFTLSDDAYSIFIRVLRNAENLAAEDVRRFKILRTDVLILHPRLLNLRPGSKEEQGFAVATYSKTISSQVDDMYRRMYSEDDDLTLDSVIDQLTQYSKSSDTREQELFAAALHSLFDEYKFIKTYPHRELTMTGILFGAIIDCRLVKDTPAFVATRYVADACKTAPHEPPYQFGVSALGVLRASLVDFPGLCRSLLEIPALHESHPSYIQEIQAAVAEREELDQQGGVKLAFPALKLPILIEEGDDQFREPDPMTRDKIMFIVNNIAPGNYETKSLDLLNLFEDQWSRWFAQYFIDVRVSMEANRHDLYYKILELLNNPLLERHVLWETYRKARDLLNDEKTLTSTSDRQHLKTVATWLGRITLGRRLPIKYRELSLKDLLIQGYDNKRLIVAIPFVCNVLAACQGSLVFRQPNPWFVAIIRVLVEMYHYGDLKLNMKFEIEVLFGKLDIQLESVAPSEVLRTHVPPPQPQQNVPNRLEQELQRHLNTNESSNGGQRFNDTNFDEHYTRLQALQNEHAVQQAHEQFMNHVEQLIADLPEQLRFNSDLGVLQAPTFKRIVFHSIERAIREIVAPVVERSVTIAGISSRDLVQKDFGTEGDSTKMRKAAHLMVQNLAGNLALVTCKEPLRTSLMSHIRSLVSQNGFTEENVPDGVIAGVVNENLDIACNVIRRAAMEKATRDIDVNLQPQFAARKAHRDSRSQQPFWDGASFGVAISHTALPDPLRLRQGGLTAQQLRVYEDFAESARPELQAAQQAGAHVNGGEGYLQNYRELGFTEGNLAPAEAKRGPSPRFQDVLEPTETAVTLAPQNSIEKIHEVIGEIEKVIVNTPAQGLNQLEDDHDLRNFMRNVIVIGQSSRESSTLNIAQKIVQLLYKTDSPLGREVYTVLLQQLCVVQPKVDREVKQWLVYAEDPRKFSVPVTAVLIRASFIRVPELDAQLAKQMSRGYSPDLINFIAQLIRECSLGPQAIVTRNAFAMCVTQLLKAQDHGQLTPAADQLLDDLRGESIHDNKATTVDPSVQERLQHYFFEWVRLFTENPTSPEVSFVPYITWLQNDNILSGEDVSTAFYTSAIKAAVECDMKSENGQWFGTDSLAKLIILIVKNYGDKSGPGSVTRTVYYFNKIVTIMSYSLVRAQLNPDEPFDQRPWARFFTSMLAEIASIEASLPETALGCLKSIANVLGIVQPTYAPRFAFGWFSIVSHRLFMAKLLVAPRQEGWADYHRTLMWLLRFMSPFITADADDNNNNMGLAARSLYKATLRILLVLMHDFPGFLVECYHTLSTAIPAHCVQLRNIILAAFPAAEAPLPDVYKRLEELVPEMQTFPRVRSDHVSALNSGNVKNAIDSFVHNTSPNGALIVSELKNRIAVQKVLPDNATTTVWNHTLLHATVFYLGTSAVHRHYMHTGVADFDHKDPAVSLLLGLAHSFDAEGQYLILSVIADQLRFPSAHTSFFAQLMLYMFKVSTDPLIAMRIARVLLERVIVARPHPWGLIVTFVELLENPAYGFWDQQFVRADDEIFLMFRRAREGFGAQPL encoded by the exons ATgtcccaccctcctcccggACTGGGAGGCGGGGTCGCCAGGACCGGCCCTCCGCCTGGCTTTGGTAACAATGTCCAAGGTGGCGCTGGAAACAGCCCAGGcgctggtggtggcggcagTGGGGCCAACGGTGGCACCGCCGCAATCGTGCGCGCCCAAATCGTCTTCCTTTTGAGCACCCTTTCAGAAGACACGTTTGACAAGGCATCGCAAGAGCTCCGCACG ATGGCAAGCAACCACGGCCCCGAGATGTACCACCACTTTGTGCGCCGCACAGCCGTTGTTGCTGCGCCTGTCATCCAGACGCTCGTGCAACACTCGCAGCAGTACAAAGACGACCCctctgcgccgccgccgcagatCTCCACCACCGACCATGCCGCTTTAGCCTGGCGCCTCCTTGCGACTGAAGCtgtccgcgccgcgcgcgacgtgTCGCTCGCGCCCCACTACGTGGCCACCATGCTCTCGCCGTCGCAGGGCACGCCGCTCCCTCTGCCAAATCTGCGTCTCTTCAACCTCTCGCCTGCCGTTCTGTTCTCGCTTTCGGCGCTTGCCCTGGCCAACCCGCAAGTGTTTCCCAATACGAACCCTGCCtacgacgccgtcaagaACGACCTGCACCAGACATACCAGGGTGCGATGGAGATTCTTGGTTCGAACATGCCGTTCTGGGCTGGCAACATCCCAGGCCAACCGCAGGACGACATCTCGATGCAAGAGGCCCGCATCCTCATTCTTGCGTTGTACCCCTGTtcgtcaccttcctccgacGACAAGTTGGCACGCCCAGCCTCTCCGATCAACcccactctccctcacCATACCATCCTGAACTCCCTCCAGCGCGGCTTCATGCTGCAGGTCCTCACCCACAAGTTCAACGGGCCCATTATCCTGCACAACACGCTGCCCGCACTCCAGCCCGGTGGCGCTCCTCGCACGGTTGGCGCGATTCCTCTCGAGGACATCTTgttcgagctcggcgagacCATCACCCAAGACGAGACCACAGTTGCCGCCGTGATTAAGTGCTGGTGGGGTCCCTATATCCTTGACGAGCCCGTCCCACAGGCAGTCTTTGACGAAGTCGTACACACCCTCCACGGTCTGTGTCGCGGCCTACACGAAGGCAGGACCACCGACACGTTAGCCGTTATGAAGGCGCTGGTCGAGACCACCAAGCCAGCCAACATCCACTGGGATGATGTTGTCAAGTCGTTCGACACTCCCTCTACTCCACTGGCGTACTCTGCAGCCCTCATGCTGGCTGCCAACCTCCTGTTGGTGCCCCCCCAGACACCCGTGCCTCCCATTGCTGCCCTTCTCCCGGCCTCAACTTCGGATAGGACGTGGATCAACATGTCGTCCCTGCTGTACGTCCTTAGAAACCTGTCGCAGTTACCTCCCGACTCGTTGAACCTTTACACTTCGCCGACTTCACCCCCTCCTGAGGCAATGGCGCGCATCGTTGAGCCCTACCCAGCCGAGACCAAAGTTAGCAAGGCAGTCCGCCagcaggccaaggacgTCCAGGCTGCAGGGCTGTGGAACACTCTCGGCCTTATCCAAGTCCTCACGCGAGCTTGCACGATGGCCGACTCTGAGGAGGGCCCCGAACGCGAGGATCGCATTGAGGTTGGCCGTCGTGCcaccgagctcctcgaccgcgcggcTTCCCTCGCACCCGAGCTCGTTCTGATCGGCCTCGAGAAGTTGCCCAAGCCGCTTCCACCCCCCATCCAGGCAATGCACCAGAAGATCTTGGAGATCTACCTTGTCAACCCTTACGCAGACCTTGCTTCAGCACCCCTCGTGTTCCAGCAGCTCTGGGACCTCAACCCCTCGGGACTCCTCAAAGACCTGGGCGAGTTCtatggcgaggacgagaacaaccttggcaaggtcgtcgagatCGCGTGGGACCTCAACATTATGGACAAGCTTCTCGAAAGCGAGAATGTGCACTTTGCCCTTGACGTCGCCACCCTTGCAGCTAGCAAGGACTACTTCCACCTGGGAGACTGGCTTGCTGACACTGTCTCGGTCCGCGACCACGACTTCCTGTTGGCCATCTTCGACTTTATTGAGCACAAGGTCCGCCTGGAGATTGACCATCAGCACCAGCCCGAGTCGGTGCCCAACCTTATGTTCACGCTGTCGGACGATGCGTACTCGATCTTCATCCGCGTGCTACGCAACGCCGAGAACCTTGCGGCTGAGGACGTTCGCCGCTTCAAGATCCTCCGCACAGACGTACTCATCCTCCACCCGCGCTTGCTCAACCTTCGTCCCGGATCCAAGGAGGAACAGGGCTTCGCCGTTGCCACCTACAGCAAGACGATCAGTTCGCAGGTCGACGACATGTACCGTCGCATGTACTCGGAGGATGACGACCTTACGCTGGACAGCGTCATCGACCAGCTCACGCAGTACTCCAAGTCGAGCGACACTCGCGAGCAAGAGCTATTCGCGGCCGCTCTCCACTCGCTCTTTGACGAGTACAAGTTTATCAAGACCTACCCGCACCGTGAGCTCACGATGACTGGCATCCTCTTTGGCGCGATCATCGACTgtcgcctcgtcaaggacaCGCCAGCGTTCGTTGCTACCCGCTACGTTGCAGACGCCTGCAAGACTGCGCCCCACGAGCCGCCCTACCAGTTTGGCGTCAGTGCTTTGGGCGTCCTCCGCGCATCGCTTGTCGACTTCCCTGGTCTCTGCAGATCGCTCCTTGAGATCCCTGCGTTACACGAGTCGCACCCTTCCTATATACAGGAGATTCAAGCCGCGGTCGcagagcgcgaggagcttgacCAGCAGGGTGGCGTCAAGCTTGCCTTCCCTGCGCTCAAGCTTCCCATCCTCATTgaagagggcgacgacCAGTTCCGCGAGCCTGACCCGATGACGAGAGACAAGATCATGTTCATCGTCAACAACATTGCCCCAGGCAATTACGAGACCAAGTCGCTGGatctcctcaacctcttcgAGGATCAGTGGTCACGCTGGTTTGCGCAGTACTTCATCGATGTCCGCGTCAGCATGGAGGCCAACCGCCACGACCTGTACTACAagatcctcgagctcctcaacaaTCCGCTGCTTGAACGCCATGTCCTCTGGGAGACATACCGCAAGGCTCGCGACTTGCTCAACGACGAGAAGACGCTCACGTCTACCTCAGACCGCCAGCACCTCAAGACGGTCGCGACATGGTTGGGCCGCATCACTCTCGGCCGCCGACTCCCAATCAAGTACCGCGAACTCTCCCTCAAGGACTTGCTCATCCAGGGCTATGACAACAAGcgcctcatcgtcgccatccCGTTTGTCTGCAACGTTCTCGCAGCATGCCAGGGCTCGCTCGTCTTCCGCCAGCCCAACCCGTGGTTCGTCGCTATCatccgcgtcctcgtcgagatgTACCACTATGGcgacctcaagctcaacatGAAGTTTGAGATCGAGGTGCTCTTTGGCAAACTCGACATCCAGCTGGAGTCTGTCGCGCCGTCGGAAGTGCTCCGCACCCACGTTCCGCCGCCCCAGCCGCAGCAGAATGTCCCGAaccgcctcgagcaggAGCTCCAGCGTCACCTCAACACGAACGAGTCGTCGAACGGCGGCCAGCGGTTCAACGACACCAACTTTGACGAGCATTACACTCGCTTACAGGCGTTACAGAACGAACACGCTGTGCAGCAGGCGCACGAGCAGTTCATGAACCATGTGGAGCAGTTGATCGCCGACCTCCCGGAGCAGCTGCGCTTCAACTCGGACCTCGGCGTTTTGCAAGCGCCGACGTTCAAGCGCATCGTCTTCCACTCGATCGAACGCGCCATCCGCGAGATTGTTGCGCCCGTGGTTGAGCGCTCAGTTACCATTGCGGgcatctcgtcgcgcgacctcgtccagAAGGACTTTGGCACCGAGGGCGACTCGACCAAGATGCGCAAGGCAGCTCACCTCATGGTCCAGAACTTGGCCGGCaatctcgctctcgtcacCTGCAAGGAGCCGCTGCGCACCAGCCTCATGTCCCACATCCGGTCCCTCGTGAGCCAGAACGGCTTCACCGAGGAGAACGTGCCGGACGGCGTCATCGCGGGTGTCGTCAACGAGAACCTTGACATTGCGTGTAACGTCATCCGTCGCGCTGCGATGGAGAAGGCCACGCGCGACATAGACGTCAACCTCCAGCCGCAGTTTGCCGCTCGCAAGGCCCACCGCGACTCGCGCAGCCAGCAGCCGTTCTGGGATGGCGCGTCGTTCGGCGTTGCCATATCACACACGGCGCTTCCAGACCCCCTGCGCCTCCGCCAGGGCGGCTTAACCGCGCAGCAGCTGCGCGTGTACGAGGACTTCGCCGAGTCGGCCCGTCCCGAGCTGCAGGCTGCCCAGCAGGCTGGCGCTCACGTCAACGGTGGTGAGGGCTATCTGCAGAACTACCGCGAGTTGGGCTTTACGGAGGGCAACCTCGCTCCCGCGGAAGCCAAGCGCGGCCCGTCTCCGCGTTTCCaggacgtcctcgagccgACCGAGACTGCGGTGACCCTTGCGCCGCAGAACTCGATCGAGAAGATTCACGAGGTTATCGGGGAGATCGAGAAGGTTATTGTTAACACGCCGGCCCAGGGCCTTaaccagctcgaggatgacCATGACCTGCGCAACTTCATGCGCAACGTTATTGTGATTGGACAGTCGTCGCGCGAGTCGAGCACTCTCAACATTGCCCAGAAGATTGTGCAGTTACTCTATAAGACCGACTCGCctctcggccgcgaggtcTACACGGTTCTCTTGCAGCAACTCTGCGTCGTCCAACCCAAGGTCGACCGCGAGGTCAAGCAGTGGCTCGTCTACGCCGAAGACCCG CGCAAGTTCAGCGTGCCTGTCACGGCTGTACTCATCCGCGCGTCGTTCATTCGTGTGCctgagctcgacgcgcagctcgccaagcagATGTCGCGCGGCTACTCGCCGGATCTCATCAACTTTATTGCGCAGCTCATTCGCGAGTGCTCGCTCGGCCCGCAGGCCATCGTCACGCGCAACGCATTTGCGATGTGCGTCACGCAACTGCTTAAGGCGCAGGACCACGGTCAGTTGACCCCTGCTGCGGACCAGCTCCTGGATGACCTCCGCGGCGAGTCTATCCACGACAACAAGGCCACCACCGTCGACCCCAGCGTCCAGGAGCGCCTGCAACACTACTTCTTCGAGTGGGTGCGCCTGTTCACCGAGAACCCCACGTCTCCAGAGGTCTCGTTTGTGCCTTACATCACATGGCTGCAGAATGACAACATCCTCagtggcgaggacgtcTCCACGGCGTTCTACACGTCGGCGATCAAGGCTGCCGTCGAGTGCGACATGAAGTCGGAGAACGGCCAGTGGTTCGGTACTGACTCGCtggccaagctcatcatcctcatcgtcaAGAACTATGGCGACAAGAGCGGCCCCGGTAGCGTTACTCGCACCGTCTATTACTTCAATAAGATTGTCACGATTATGTCGTACAGCCTTGTGCGTGCACagctcaaccccgacgagCCCTTCGACCAGCGCCCGTGGGCCCGTTTCTTCACGAGCATGCTCGCGGAGATTGCGTCGATCGAGGCTTCGCTGCCCGAGACGGCTCTCGGCTGCCTCAAGAGCATTGCCAACGTGCTCGGCATCGTTCAGCCCACATACGCGCCGCGCTTCGCGTTCGGTTGGTTCTCGATCGTCTCGCACCGCCTGTTCAtggccaagctcctcgtcgcacCCCGCCAGGAGGGCTGGGCCGACTACCACCGCACGCTCATGTGGCTCCTGCGCTTCATGTCGCCGTTCATCActgccgacgccgacgacaacaacaacaacatgGGCCTGGCAGCGCGCAGCCTCTACAAGGCGACACTGCGCATCCTGCTGGTGCTCATGCACGACTTCCCGGGCTTCCTTGTCGAGTGCTACCACACTCTCTCGACGGCCATTCCAGCCCACTGCGTCCAGCTCCGGAACATCATCCTCGCGGCGttccccgccgccgaggcgccGCTGCCGGACGTGTACAAGCGTCTCGAAGAGCTCGTTCCGGAGATGCAAACGTTCCCGCGCGTCCGCTCTGACCACGTGAGTGCGCTCAACTCGGGCAACGTCAAGAACGCCATCGACAGCTTCGTGCACAACACGTCGCCGAACGGCGCACTCATCGTGtccgagctcaagaaccGAATCGCGGTGCAGAAGGTGCTCCCAGACAACGCGACCACGACGGTGTGGAACCACACTCTGCTCCACGCAACCGTCTTCTACCTCGGCACCTCGGCGGTCCACCGGCACTACATGCACACGGGTGtcgccgactttgaccACAAGGACCCCGCCGTCTCGCTGCTTCTGGGTCTCGCGCACTCgttcgacgc